DNA sequence from the Antennarius striatus isolate MH-2024 chromosome 3, ASM4005453v1, whole genome shotgun sequence genome:
TTTGGCAGGTACACGGCCAGCAAACTGTATGATTTCTTTCACgtattcctcttctctctgtgtgtctgtcagccATGTCCAAAGCGGCGGTGAAGATCTCTGCAGACCTGCTGAGTAACCCGCTGTGTGAGCAGGACCAGGCCTTCCTGGAGACGATGACTGCTCTGGATACAGCCATGAGAAGGATGGAAGCCTTCAACCAGGAGAAGGTCAGAATCCATCCCGTTATGTTTTACacgtttcacattttttttggtatgCATCTCGCTCTTTTccctgctttgttttcttggCACTTGCCATTTTGCCATTGGCACAGATAGCATCAGATTGGTATCGGGGGGAAATGTCTTTCCTCAGACAAAGAAGGAAACTGCATGAGGTTGTGTCGAAAATTTGTGCGTTCGTATTTGCAAATTCTGTGCAGCCTGTGGACTAGAAATGAGCCTTATGTGTTTCCTTCTGCTGCTTCTGAAAAACATGTGTTGCATCATCCCCTATAAGCTTAGGATACTGGTTTTCAGCTGttaaaacatgtatttatgACTCATTTGATTCTTAAATAACGTACAATAGACAGCAGAGAAAGTCCTTTGCTTCCATTACTGACTGAAACAACCAATTAGCTTGAGTTCAGCACTGTTTTTATATCAATAGTTTGTGCATCTTCCCACACTGTCTGGAAAGGTTACAGCTTGATAAATCAGCTTGAATTAATGACACTTCATATAAACTTAGCGTTGGGCAGAATGAAGCTGACATTTCCATCCATAGCGCTGCTGGTGCGGCTAACCTGTGATCCGTCACTGACTTCTCATAGGTTTCCTTTCTTGACATCTGCAGCAGCGAGTATCATGTTTTCAGTTTAGGCTCATATATGAACTGATTAGAATCTGGTGCTTAAAGGTCAAGGTCGCCGTGACACCAAGAAACGTGTTTGGTCACAACTTAAAATACTAATTATGATTATAATGTGCcaaaagatgaaaatattatCCAATGGCAAATTACATCCTCAAAGGTCAATTTCTATCTTGGTGACGGGTCTCCGAGCCTGCTTGGAAACTGTTTCTATGAaacgtgtttgttttgtttgtcgcTTTGTTCTGTACCGTTGACATTCGTCTTCATTGGTCGAGCATATGATCAGCTCGCAGGCGTTTTAGCTGTGTTTGTTCCTCCCAAAGAATTTACCAACTAATATACTCATTTTGCAGACTTTAAGCTTCAGGCATTGTTCATATCACCATGTAATGAAGCCATCTGTATTCATCTGTAGAAACTTTCGAAGTGTAAGACACTACACTGTACTTCTCATTGATCCTAATTGTGAGTATTTGTCTCGTAAACTTTGCTTTCAGACCATTGTTTTGTTCGAAGGGGCAATCATGGCGTAGACTGCTCTCGCTCTTTCACTGCTGATAAGTCCTTGTCAGCTGTCAGGCCTCTACATATTATTTGCCGGTTACACTTCAGCTTTTGATTGGAATCATTGCCAAAGGTATTTCTAGTGTGAATCATAGTGGCATTGCATTTGTAAGTCCTTAAGGCACTGCATTGTGAAGGGTAGGCTTCTAAAGAAAGAACGCAGGAGATCACACTTAGACATATACCCATTGactttttttcatctgtgttttcttgACTCATTGCCCTGTTGTGAAGTTTTCTGTGCTTTATACAgcgcaaatacacacacacacacacacacacatatacacgtaTATAACACATATATTCATACGCACATaaaggtatgtgtgtgtatatagtttttatacatacagtatacatgcagtatatatatatataaataaaattactgtatatatacagtgtatatatatatgtatatatgtgtatgtactgtaaatatacagtacattcacatgtatatacattaatatatgtacatgtatgtactGTGTatgtacacatttacatgcacagTACATGTATGTTTACTTTCAAATATAGCTATATTAAGCTTgataatagaataataatagtaatagaaTTTGaacaattatttaatgattatatGGAAAAGTGATTTTCACAAGTGTATTCATATGTATCCATTTATAAATTAATCTTATGATTTTGTCCCTTTTTGATtgtgcacttttttttaatttgtgtggtTTCCACGGAAACATGTGGTTTTAGGAGAGTCATCTCAAACTACAAATTCTAGCTTCACCAAACTTGATGCATAAATCAACTGTAATTAACAGAGATGCGTGAGTCTATTGACCGTGCTCTAGTCATTTTACTTTCTGAGTTTCCCGTCGAAAGAAGATTCAAAGGTCAGCCTGAAGGTCAGTCATCTGCCACGGCTCCGGGCTCACCAAAGGGAGGCGGGATGTCATCTCCAGATGACTGCTGTTTAAAATACCACTCTTTCAGACTGGCTTTGCTCTCTGCTCATCAAATTTTACAGGAGCAATTCTGAGTGACTAGACAGCAGAATGTGGGTTGGACAGATCGTGTGGGTTTGTGACCCGGGGTGTGTTCGTTCCTGGTCTTGGCTTGGTCGAGTGCCTAGCAGAGCATTCCTGCCAGTTTGACTGCTTTCGCTGTAGAGTAACTTGTACATTTGTCTGATTTTATACAATatccatttttgtttctttttttcttttcttttttctttttagtttctTCAAATTTAGAACAGAAAAACTTTATCATCAAAAAGGATGTCTGGTTCTTAAAATGAATCTTTCTTTCTACATCATTTGAAGACAAAAGTTACCAGATTAAAGTCTCCCTGCTTacacccctcacccccacccccaccatcaccaccactacTACCCCCCAGGGCTAAAATAGTAACCATGGAGGTCAAGGCATTGCTGATCCTGCCTCAGCCTTTCTCTCCTCAGCAccctcatcatctcattttaatggGATGTTGTGTTTCCACATAGTAAGCACACAGTTTCTCTTTACAACACATATGATAGTTgggatttttttctccttgtttttctctgtggctGTGGTTTGTGTGACTGTAATTCCGCTAGGTAACAGTTTTTCACTCAGGGAGGACAACAGTCACTCACTCTATCGACgtggttgcttttttttaagaCACTTTCATCCAGATCTGATTTTGACAGCTAGGTCACACCTCAATTTCTCTGCACGTCTTTCAGTCTCACTAAATAAAAATCCTCACCCTCGCACAATGTGTGGTTTCAGGTTCCTTTGTAGAGTAGCTAAAAAAGTGAGCTAAAGGCAAAATAATGATTGctagccctttttttttttttggtcagtctgcTGTGTTGAATTTCACCCCAGGTTTGCTAGGTGTTTTAAATCCAGCGCAGCTCGCTGGAACACCGATCCAGCTTCTCCCTTCAAGCCGACTGTTGATTCTGACGGCACCGCCAGCGAACCCTCTTGTTTCagcaaaacagacacaaaagcaTCCACCCTTTGCTCTTCTCCGTGTTGAGACAAGATGCTGCGCCGCGGGGCCCGCGAGTGAGAGAGCCAGCAGATAAAACGTGCAGTGATAATGAAGGCAGCAGTGGCCCAGGTCTGTGTTATTTCTGGGGCTGAGGAGGGCGCGCAGCCCCGCCGGCTCACCGCTACCGAAGCTGAGCCCCAGTGTAGATGGCGGCAGTGCAGCAGAGGATGCTCCGTTTGGAGGGATATTGATTTCCTCTGCgatctgtgtgtatttttgggaGGCCTGTGTGCCAGGATGGCCTCTGCCCCGTGACTCACTGATGGAGACTACTGCTTGAGCGTCGGCCTCGGGCTCTGCGGGGCCTCCGAGGAATAGCTCTgcacccaccccccccatcctcttcCCCCCCCTCTGTGGGAAGGGGCAGAGGGTAGAGGGCACCAGCATGCTTAAGCAAATCTGCCGCTGTTGTTCTCCCTCCTCGCTGCATGCTCTCACCTTAGAAGCAGCGGCGCAGCTCCagtcagggagggggggagtgatggtgggggggtgtgaatatgtaaaacaaagaaaatgtgaattCCCATGTACTTATTTGTTATTGCTtctctgttttccctcaaaccACAATCAACCATTTTGTACTTGGAAATGTGCCGGTGTGAAGCTCCAAGTGTTGCTGTATGTTCTCAGAGATGGTCGGGGCATTTTTTACAAAGCACAGCTGCGATCCTGCTTCCTTTTTTGTTGTATGATTGACTGTCCTTCCGATAGCGAGTGAACATATGATTAACGGAGCTGCTCATTGTTCTCCTGCAGCTGTCGCTTAACATCTCGGCTGTTTTTATAAATTCTCCTTCACCGTTCTTATCGTTTTTACTCTTCACTCGACTCCTTTGCCTGATCGAGTTAGAGCGCTGTCACATTCGACGAGTAAGTTGTCTTCAATCTGCAATGTAAATGACGCCAGAAACTTTATTAATTGCATTTTCAACTTCTGTCGGTGAGACTCTGTGCCGGGGCTGGAGGCCTCGAGATGAGATCTTCGTTTACTTCCatttaacacccccccccccgcctcccgcTCCTTCCCCTTCTTCCCTCCCCTGTCGGTTCTGGCAACCAGAAAGAGAATGCAGGAAAATATAAACTGttattgttaaaatgtttgtttgcaaAGAACTTTCATCTTGTAAGGCAGCCCACCCTCCACAGGATTTGAAATCAGTTGGGTTTTACTTTCATGTCCGTCCCTTGACAGTTGCATTCTTTTGTATCGCGAGCTCGATGAATATTCAGGTTTTTATCCTCGGGGCTTGCGTACAATAAAATAGTCAACGTCATGAAAGTTTCTTTGCGAGAAACCccctccttttttcttcttgagtGCTCCAtttgaaataaacacaattgtCGATGTTTGTGTAGTGGCATAACTTATCAGCTAATGAATGAGAGACGCTGAAGGTATTTTGTTCCCGTTTCAGTTTTGATGTAACCCAATTTGacagtgaatttaaaaaaaaaaaaaaaaaagtaatgcctTATTGCTTATGttggtgtttcttttttttttatcacaggTCACCCAAATCCAGAAGACAGTTATCGACCCTTTGAAAAAGTAAGTGCTCATCTTGATTTctcatatttttttccactgcCATATTTTAAGGGTTGGCCTTAAATGTGCCTTTATGTCAGACCAAGGTCAAATAATTGCCGCTGAAAAGTTTGGAATAgccaagtgttttattttttcacacatgGGTCAAACAGTGAATTTGAATGCATTACAAAGTCGAAGGAAAGCAAAAGGCTAGTTCTCCATGTTTTTGCACCCTAATGTTCCTGATGTGGTGAATCCATATGACACCTCTGGCAAATTAAGTCCAGCGcccttttaaactttttatgaTTTGACCTACAGTGTTGGTGCAGGGCCACAGGAAGGGCCTGCAGTGTACTAATCCGGATTGTAAAAAGTTGAGTAGGAAATGAGTGGCGCTGATGTGGTAGTTGTGTGTCTGGAATAAAGTTTATTTGGTTTTCATTCCTGATATTCACTCTTATTGAAGCCTGCTGCAAGTGCTATTCCATGCCTTATCcgttacagacacacacacacacacacacacacacacacatgcaagcagaGGCTCTGAAGGGAGTGGTTGAACCATCCCATCCGTCTTCCGGAGAGCTTATTAAGGTTTTGCTTCCTCCTCTCAGCTCCTCCCAGGAGGTTCAACATGTGCTGCGTAAGAGAGATCCACATGTGTTTCTGTTGCAGGTTTATAGTGAAACCCATAATATTGTTcgttaatttttcaaaataaccATAAAACTGGAATAGgttgggtctgtgtgtgtgtgtgtgtgtgtgtgtgtatgtgtgtgtgtgtgtgtgttaagccCATTCTTCCTCATGTGCTCTGGTGGCGGAGCAATGACAGGATGGAATGGTTCtaatttcctcttcctggtggGCGGCGGGCGGACGTGTGGGCAGGCTCAGAATATGGCAAAGGTCCCAGCTTCCCGGGTCCAGAGCTGCGGATTGGTCGAGGAGGAGAACGGTCTCAGGACAGCGCacgttcacacaaacacacacgacaCGCACACGCGCAAACACCGACCCAGATTTTGGAGGTACATAGACGGTATTTTGAAGCATAAGGTTAAGCCTTTACATGCTTCTGCAATAGAGAGGAAGTAAGTTCGTAAACGTGTTTTGAAGTTGAGCTCAAGTGACCTCTTTTTCCCTTCTGAAAAACAGAGCACTCGTAATTATTAGTTTATTAAAGTGTCCTCTATAGAAAATGGAGACACAAAAGCTGCAATCTTTAAAGCTTCCATTAAGATTCCATTAGTCCGTCACTAATGAACATTTTTCACTGTTTACTTAGTCTGGAAATACTCTGCTGATAATCCAGTTTCATCGCAAAGAGTATTAGAGAAAAGTTTAAAAGGAGAACGTTAACGTTAATGGAAAACCttgaatggtgtgtgtgtgtgtgtttgttaggtATGCGCTGGCGTCCGCGGGTGATTGCTCTTTCAAATATTGGCGTCCATCCTTAATACCCCGGCGTGGTAAAATGcacattaaacaaacaaaaaccagagGCAGaaacccctccacccccagccTCCGTTCTCTCCCTCTCGGGCGCAGACGTGGATTTCATCCACTCGGCGGGGGTCGCTCGGTGACATCATCCTGTTAGCGTGAAGGGAGGGAGTGCGTGGGCACTGAGGCATTCGTGTTATCTCGGCCTCCTGACCCCGccctctctgctctgctgctggtTTGGGTGAGACACAAGTCACGCCTGTTGTGACACCTCTGCTTCGGGGTGAACGCTGACTGTACAAGCCATTCTCACCCCCCAGAAATGAGGAGAAAGCCTCCCCCGGAATAGGTTGTGAGGTCCGGGGCAAATGGGGCCACTCAGCCTTAGCTAGTTGGCTAAGACTGAATCTTTAGGTGACAGAAATCCAAATTGATGAAGTTTTGTTGTTCCTTTTTCGTCCCGGGATGTTTAGCTGTGATTggatgtattttgtatttttccatcTTATCTGCCACATCATCGTTTCCAGGCTGTCGAGTTGGTTTGTGTTCTGATCAACAAAACACGAGACAAGTTGCAGCAGATCAAACTCTTGTCCTGCAGAAACAAAGGAGCTTCTGCTGGTGtctacgtcacacacacacacacacacacacacacacacacacacacacacacacacacacacacacacacacacaggagttcTCCATTGCCCAACAGATGCTTATTATTTCACATGTCCAACCAGCACATTTTACATGACGTAAGGTTGAAACCGTGACACACTGGACACGGGAATTTTGACACGACTTTCACTTGCTgtatttttagttgttttcgCTGTGTGTTCTGTTGCAGTAGTGATTTAATTGATGGTGATGGACGTGAGGGGCAGCCAGCATGCTAGACTGAGGGTGTCCAGACCAGACTTTGGCTTGGCTGACGGCACATTTGCCTGTCTGTGGATTGGCAGCCACTCATAAACACACTTTCTAGTCCAGATGCTATTTCTATCCGGCCTGTTCGCCACACCCCGACCTTTCACATGGACTGTGGTGCGGCCTTGGCCCCCGTGCAGCACAAAAACCAACCTCATCCAGGCAAGACTGAGTGCAAACGCAGACCTAGCCGGCTAAGTAGTAGTTGTCCGACGGAGGCGGGGGCATTGAGGGAAAAGTGACAATGCTACTTCGTTTTATTCTGTCAACAACTTCCGGACACAGAGAGGAGCACGGCAGGGACAGGAAAGGGTTAAGAATCGATTTGGCCCAGCATCAAACGTTTTCCTCCTCCGTTAGCGCCAGGAGAGCGCGCGTCTCTTGAAAGTCTCATTGTGCAGGAACGTAGCGCTTGCTGGCAGTGTTGTCCCGCTTACGGGACAACAATAGGCCATTGTCGCACGTCATGAGGAAATTGCTCCGTGCTGTCAGGTGAAGCACGCCGGCGAGAATGCCATCCCAAAAGCTGGTTCGCTGCTGCGTCGTCATCAGCCAATAGGATCATGTTGGAGAGCAGTCATGCCTAGAGGGCAGTTACATAATCCCTTGGCACTTTAAGAATGTGTACACTGGAACAGATAGTAGACTTAAGGATCGGCATCCACCCCTGCCATAAACTGGGCCAAAGTGGTATTTTATAAATAGCGGTAGAGCGTGGGCCGTGGGGTTGGGCCAATTTggggctgtgatgtcactgacaCGCTACAAGACCACTCCTTGCTGAACATCCGGTAGTAAACAATCCCTGCTTGTCTAGTTCCTTCCCTCTCCTGCCCTTCTGGTTTAAAGGTGCCTCTGCAGACGCCGCCGCAATCCCAAGATTTCACAACCAAGTCACGGGTTCTCTATGGTTCCCTCGTCTGCTGCGCGGCGCAGGACGAGGGTTGCCATGGAGAGAAACGTAAATCACGAAGCCCACACATTTTGTGGCCAATAACACTATGGGTGGAGGCATGAGAAGCTATTGTAGCAGTGTGCCTACACTGTTGATGAAACGCTTTAAATGAGTCATTCAGAAAAATCTCTATCTCAGTCACTTCTAATTGTTTTTTACCGCTGACACACATTCAGCAGACACCTGTGGGAATAACCTGTGACCCGCTTTTTAAAACGCTCTGTCCCTGCTTTGGGTGTTCGTCATGTACCAACaatttgttcatgtttgtcctggtttttttttgttgttgttgttattttttcttaAGAGCTCACGctgttgctttatttttgctttctttctgttttataaCCTTATAGCTAAAAAGAATTTATCATAGATGCTTCGTTTCAGAGGAGGATGCTGTGTGTTATTGGTGCCTACAATAGCAGAGACTTTCATTCTGGagtttatatttcatttcagtCCGATGTTCTCACTTTACTTTTCCCTATTTCTATATTTTCTCACTTAATATTAAATAGAATTCTTTCTGTATATGATATTCCTGCTTCACAGCCACAAAACCAGTGCAACAAGTCCCAGGATGAAGCTCAGACTCCTGTTGCTAAGTTACAGATGAGTGTTTTCCTATTTTTAGTGCTGAAGACGAGGATTCTCATCGCAagaatatattttcatttggaATATGATAATTGTCACAAAATGAATTGTTTCATGCCATTTTGAACTCCAGTAATTAGATAATAGATTAGAGGAAGCTTAATGCAGAGCTGTCCTCTGGGGGTTGAGAGTACCTCTACAATAAGATGTTGAGGAGAGGAATTTTATTAATTCATAATGATTTTCTTCAAAGATGGGATGCGATGCACGCTGCAGTTCTGCAAATTTTCATAAAGTGAGGAAAGCTTTTTTGACTGCTTCATTAAACCTTTTGTCTCCCTGTAAGTCACTATGGTGTAAATGTCTTGAACTGCATCCGTGCTAACCCGTGTGCGTTCGGCTATGTCAAAGGTCGTctgtgtgcttgtttttttgcaggTACAGCGGCGTTTTCCCCAGCCTCAACATGGCGGTCAAACGGCGGGAACAGGCGCTGCAGGACTACAAACGCTTGCAGTCTAAAGTGGAAAAgtatgaagagaaagaaaaaaccgGACCCGTAATGGTCAAACTGCATCAGGTATTTCCAGCGCTAACGCTAGTATCGCTGCACGTGTCGGTCCACTCCGATGCTCCCTCTATCTGCGCGGGAGCAGAGTTCACTTGCTCTTACATGTTGCACATATTGTGAAtagagtgggaaaaaaaaacacaaatgctgACTGGATATGAACAAAAATAGTTGAGCACatgcatactgtacatgtgcgCTCCTTCACCCACGCAAGCTACCAGGCTCTCAAGTAGTGCCTTTTCAAAAAGGCACTGCTGCACATCTACAGGCTTGTAATTGAGAatggtagacacacacacacacacacacacacacactgaggccactacagaagcacacacattcacagataGCTCTGCAGTATTGCTTATGCTATTGCCTCTAACACATCCTCACATGGCGagccacccacacacactgagaaaAGCACTGTCAGGGGAACAAAGCCTTGAAGAGGCCCCCACGTCCCTGCCCTTTGAGTCCCCGCGCACTTACACAAACGATCCCGACAAACACTCAGATGCCATTTGAGTGTCTGAAGAAAACTAACTAATGATCCGTAATGCGGCGCATAAACAGCGTGTTGTAATGCGAATATAGctcttctcctcttcccctTAATAAAAGTTCTCACCCTCTCACACGCATTCATTGTGCATTCCATAACTCTGTGCCTACAGTAGACTACCCACtaatacattcacacacagatcagCGGCTCTGGCGTCCACTCACAGCCAAGTCTGCCCACATTACCCACTCCTCCTCACTGCGGTCGTGATTACAGCCCTTTTTTCGCACTGCTTCGTGGGAATTAGGCAAATATATCTCtctgaacaataaaaaaaaaaaaaaaaaaaacgatgcTGAGGATGACTCCGGTATTTAAATGctgaaaatgattttgtttcTCTCATAAGTTTCTCATGGAGGAATGAACTGAATTAGGATGTTAATTTCCAGGAGGTGTTGTGTAAAGTTACAGTCGCTGGTGACCGTTAGTGACCCgttctttttgtttcctccctcctcttcacaCCCCAGGCCAGAGAGGAGCTCCGGCCGGTCAGGGAAGACTTCGAGGCCAagaacaaacagctgctggacgAGATGCCCAAGTTCTACCACAGCCGCATCGACTACTTCCAGCCCAGCTTTGAGGCTCTCATCAGGGCGCAGGTTGGTGattccccccccacccccctcctccttttccaGAGATGCCCACACAGCAAGGAaagcacgcacacacccacTACACAGTGTGCTGTTACACCATCTGAGAGTGGTTTTAACAGTCTGATGAAAGGGGGCGTATAATCCTGACAGTCTGTCTCCCTCCACGTAGTCCTAATATGATTAACCCCCCAGGGACGGCCCACACCACTGGAGGCCTCATCTGTCTGGTTCcactctaacccccccccatccaaacCTGAAGCTTCTCTTAAAGCAGCTGGACGTCTTAAATAAGCGCCACCATGTCCCGTGtctcccccccatccccacccagACCTGCCCTGCCGTGTCATTTCCTCTTTGGGACAATCCCTGGCACACTCGTAATTAGTAAACCAGATTAGGTTCCACCTAATGACAATTATGGAGCTCTATGATGTACTTTGAAGTTAAAATTAGCCAGAGGAGCAATCGTCTATCGCCAGCGTTAAACACCGGCAACAGCTGATTCCTCGCTTAAGATTACATCTCATTTTTCACAGCGCGGGAACGATATAAAATCTAGAAATCACACCGCTGCTTTTTTCCTCCATCGAAATTATTTTTGCTCTTGGAGCTCAGACACATGAATGAGCGTTTACACATGTTTACGCACACACGCAGCCACACGTGGGTGGCTGGAGGACCGGTGGACCTCATCCCCAGCCTTTTGCTGCATGTGCTCGGTTTCGTCCTCCACTCCCTTCCCTCTCAGCCGCCGCTGTTGCAGCTCGGCTCCCAGCGGCAGCGGCGGCGAAAAAAGGCACAAAGGCTGCCTTTGTTGCGAGCGCTCGGCTCCAACGCCGCGAGTCCTGCCCAGCGACCGTCAGCGGGACACTTGGCCTGACCCGTTCACCTTGACAGATGTTGATGAATCCAGACtttgtcttgattttttttattaatgttttgaaagattccttttctttgtccgtttttcagttgtttcctGAAACAATGGCCAAGCATTAAATTCAGGATATGAAGGATGTGACTTAAATAAGTCGTTAATTTCGTCGACTCAGACGTCAGAGTAGAGCCTAAATAAATATTGCTGCTCGGGTCGGTGGTGTGTTCAAATGCACAGACAGAAGTTATGTAAATTAAAGCTCTGCTTCAGCCAAAGGCTTCTTTCTTTACACGTAGGTGGTCACAGTTGTGCGAGGCTGCATTTACTCTTAATTGTAATAGTAAAGCATCTGTGCTGCAGAGGGCACGCAGACGCTGATCCGGTGTACATTATCATCAACGCTCGTATGGATATTTCCGACGGCCCTTTCAACAAGCcacttttgaagaaaaaaatatccgCTTCACCCCCTACAAATAGCAGAAACCTGAAACTTGTGGCCCACTCATGTGGTTTAGGTGGCAAATGTCAGTATAAACATACAAATGTCTTTCAGACCGGCCACTTAAAAATCCTTGTACATACAGCGTAGTTTACAGACTTGAGTGTCTGTTCATGAGATAGCAGGAGAAATATTGTTTCTGAATAAGATGGAGGTTCGTTACCACGTCGACTCTTAAATCAATGAACCGTTCTGTTGTTCTTGTTTCAACCCGCTGTGACACAAAATGCCCGAAAAGCCAACAGAACCGTCTCCAAAGCGAGGTATCGTGATTTAAATATGAGCGTCTGTTTGAGTGAGGAGTAGTCCTGTTTTTTAAGGAGTTGCATTTCCCGGTACTTTCATTCTGTGCCGATTCTTCTGGAGTCTTGTAATGTGATTAAAGTCTATTAATCATCAAAGCAGCCCTCCAGAGAGCCTGACTCATGAACTAA
Encoded proteins:
- the bin3 gene encoding bridging integrator 3, coding for MSWIPFKIGQPKKQIVSKTVERDFEREYDKLQKLEDQTKKLHKDMKKSTEADLAMSKAAVKISADLLSNPLCEQDQAFLETMTALDTAMRRMEAFNQEKVTQIQKTVIDPLKKYSGVFPSLNMAVKRREQALQDYKRLQSKVEKYEEKEKTGPVMVKLHQAREELRPVREDFEAKNKQLLDEMPKFYHSRIDYFQPSFEALIRAQVVYFTEMYKIFSELTDQIDQAGLTDEQRERETEAKLSELRALSIVADD